One region of Glycine max cultivar Williams 82 chromosome 9, Glycine_max_v4.0, whole genome shotgun sequence genomic DNA includes:
- the LOC100803934 gene encoding uncharacterized protein, which yields MAEKSIRCSVISRSKSDVTAMRDTLLAQQQLLEKLYAELDEEREASATATSEALDMILRLQGEIAVVKMEARHYKRVAEEKIGHAEASLEAFEELMYQKEMQIASLEFQVKAYRHKLMSLGCELQEDLLLLNRSDQRNGENGGQSSSVRRLQSMPAIQFLSSLRAAAKRGRSPSPVLDVIPKIIEESNTDKEVDQPGSGTLDSYLNQIKELNEQVRVISDCAEGEKSANLRSRRGRSCSILPHASAKMTCDQTHRLISTNLDEVSQGESTYNRGVANDSSRLLNVHDVYEVPQTSEDHEVSEHGEKRVENWSSDAENNRLTKPDSVSEGMVESPLKNDAEKKKGVFKVHGEIKTPCLKDMMMTIIGQKKGGMCVDCNSQAEFQKLNQRFERLERERISARQEIINEGNGEEQLRLLKDIQSQLQMIQSGMRSLKTKEVTPKDDVSLASLQEAMLHFWL from the exons ATGGCAGAGAAAAGCATAAGGTGTTCTGTGATATCTAGAAGTAAAAGTGATGTAACAGCAATGAGGGACACGCTTCTTGCGCAGCAGCAACTTCTGGAAAAGCTATATGCTGAATTGGATGAGGAAAGAGAAGCTTCAGCGACCGCAACGAGTGAAGCATTGGACATGATACTGCGTTTGCAGGGAGAGATTGCCGTGGTGAAGATGGAGGCAAGACACTACAAGAGGGTGGCAGAGGAGAAGATAGGCCATGCTGAGGCCTCTCTTGAGGCTTTTGAGGAACTAATGTATCAGAAGGAAATGCAAATTGCGTCTCTCGAGTTTCAAGTGAAGGCTTATAGACACAAACTTATGAGCTTGGGGTGTGAACTCCAAGAGGATCTTCTGCTATTGAATAGGAGCGATCAAAGAAATGGAGAAAATGGGGGTCAGAGTAGCTCTGTTAGAAGGCTGCAATCAATGCCTGCAATTCAGTTTCTGAGTTCTTTAAGAGCTGCTGCAAAGAGGGGAAGATCACCTAGTCCAGTTCTTGATGTGATCCCTAAGATAATTGAGGAGAGTAATACTGACAAAGAAGTTGATCAACCTGGCAGTGGAACTCTTGATTCATATTTGAACCAGATAAAGGAGTTGAATGAACAAGTGAGGGTGATTTCAGATTGTGCTGAAGGAGAAAAGAGTGCAAATTTGAGAAGTAGAAGAGGGAGGTCTTGTTCAATTTTACCACATGCTAGTGCTAAGATGACATGTGATCAAACACACAGATTGATCTCTACTAACTTAGATGAAGTGAGTCAAGGTGAAAGTACATACAATAGAGGAGTTGCTAATGATTCTTCTCGCTTGCTTAATGTTCATGATGTGTATGAAGTCCCACAAACTAGTGAAGATCATGAGGTCAGTGAACATGGGGAAAAGAGGGTTGAGAATTGGAGTTCTGATGCAGAGAACAACAGATTAACAAAACCAGATTCTGTGTCTGAGGGAATGGTTGAATCACCTCTTAAAAATgatgcagaaaagaaaaaaggtgtgTTTAAAGTACATGGTGAAATCAAAACTCCTTGTCTTAAAGATATGATGATGACTATCATTGGCCAGAAGAAAGGGGGGATGTGTGTGGATTGCAATTCTCAAGCCGAGTTTCAAAAGCTGAATCAGAGATTTGAGAGGCTTGAGAGGGAGAGAATTAGTGCAAGGCAAGAGATTATCAATGAAGGGAATGGTGAAGAGCAGTTGAGGCTGTTAAAGGACATACAAAGTCAACTCCAAATGATACAATCAGGGATGAGAAGCTTGAAAACCAAAGAAGTCACTCCTAAGGATGATGTGTCTTTGGCTTCTCTCCAAGAG GCAATGTTGCACTTTTGGCTTTGA
- the LOC100785563 gene encoding photosystem I reaction center subunit psaK, chloroplastic, whose product MATTTVIMTTLPQFSGLRPQFSAAPVKNLVAVQQPMRPKGKGALGARCDYIGSSTNLIMVASTTLMLFAGRFGLAPSANRKATAGLKLEVRDSGLQTGDPAGFTLADTLACGSVGHIIGVGVVLGLKNIGAL is encoded by the exons ATGGCAACAACCACTGTGATCATGACCACTCTCCCCCAATTCAGTGGTCTTAGACCTCAATTCTCAGCTGCCCCTGTGAAGAACTTG GTTGCTGTCCAACAACCTATGAGGCCCAAGGGGAAGGGTGCTTTGGGAGCTCGATGTGACTACATTGGTTCATCCACTAATCTG ATTATGGTGGCTTCTACAACCCTGATGCTGTTTGCTggaaggtttggattggctccatCAGCAAACAGGAAAGCCACTGCAGGGCTAAAGCTGGAGGTGAGGGACTCAGGCTTGCAGACTGGTGACCCTGCTGGCTTCACCCTTGCTGACACCTTGGCCTGTGGATCTGTTGGCCACATCATTGGGGTTGGGGTTGTCCTTGGTCTCAAGAACATTGGTGCCCTGTAA